In Marivivens aquimaris, one genomic interval encodes:
- a CDS encoding carbohydrate ABC transporter permease: MTNPTPQRMRRDGRAALIFLAPFLVIYCVFLIFPLFKAVFISFHDWELAGGYREWIGFFNYEDLWYDDYFWKALGNTMRFAAMAVPSMTILALLLALGLHGHGRVRAVLRSVFFSSSVFSVTVVTLVWQMVLSPDRGLIAPIFRSMGMEPINFLGSVEWAMPSLVIATLWWGVGLPMALFLAALGQIPDELYEAAELDHASRWSTLRYITLPGIRHTVLLVLVLQIVGQFQIFGQAQLMTKGGPANTTLTLVQYIYNTGFRDWQVGYATTIALALFVVMAGFSMLQLWLGRKGDDQ; the protein is encoded by the coding sequence ATGACGAACCCGACCCCGCAGCGGATGCGCCGCGACGGGCGTGCCGCGTTGATCTTTCTGGCCCCGTTTCTGGTCATTTACTGCGTCTTTCTGATCTTCCCGCTATTCAAGGCCGTCTTTATCTCGTTCCACGATTGGGAATTGGCGGGCGGCTATCGCGAGTGGATCGGGTTCTTCAACTACGAAGACCTCTGGTACGACGACTACTTCTGGAAGGCTCTTGGCAACACCATGCGCTTTGCCGCGATGGCAGTGCCGAGCATGACAATTCTCGCGCTTTTGCTAGCCCTCGGCCTTCACGGCCATGGCCGCGTCCGCGCTGTGCTGCGGAGCGTGTTTTTCTCGTCCTCCGTTTTCTCGGTCACCGTGGTCACGCTGGTCTGGCAGATGGTTCTGTCGCCTGACCGCGGGCTGATCGCGCCGATTTTCCGCTCGATGGGGATGGAACCGATCAACTTCCTCGGCTCTGTCGAATGGGCGATGCCGTCGCTGGTGATCGCAACCCTCTGGTGGGGCGTCGGCCTGCCGATGGCACTGTTCCTTGCTGCACTCGGCCAGATCCCCGACGAGCTTTACGAAGCGGCAGAGCTCGACCATGCCAGCCGTTGGTCCACCCTGCGTTACATCACCCTGCCGGGTATTCGCCACACGGTGCTGCTGGTGCTGGTTCTGCAAATCGTCGGACAGTTCCAGATTTTCGGTCAGGCCCAGCTGATGACCAAAGGCGGCCCCGCGAACACCACGCTGACGCTGGTTCAATACATCTACAACACGGGCTTCCGTGATTGGCAGGTGGGCTACGCCACGACCATCGCGCTCGCGCTGTTCGTCGTGATGGCAGGCTTCTCGATGTTGCAACTCTGGCTCGGCCGCAAAGGAGACGACCAATGA
- a CDS encoding VOC family protein produces MSSTNGIEHIGITVPDHDKAIAFFDAAFGVEQLFSQTDTNGGPMPASQVGRMNGLRKGTKMLKVSVLRFKNGPNLEVFEIDHPAGTTNDNIADYGITHFSVNVDDIDAASARFTDAGGELLSEPYDLGAPEDGQGNRGVFGRTPWGLLIEMEQFKSPITYKPSATEERWLPES; encoded by the coding sequence ATGTCCTCTACCAACGGTATCGAACATATCGGCATCACCGTCCCCGACCACGACAAGGCCATCGCGTTCTTTGATGCAGCGTTCGGGGTGGAGCAGCTGTTTTCCCAGACAGACACCAACGGCGGGCCGATGCCAGCGTCGCAGGTCGGGCGGATGAACGGGCTGCGCAAAGGGACCAAGATGCTCAAGGTCTCCGTGCTGCGTTTCAAGAACGGCCCGAACCTTGAGGTGTTCGAGATCGACCATCCTGCGGGCACGACCAATGACAATATCGCCGACTACGGCATCACCCATTTCAGCGTGAATGTGGACGACATCGACGCGGCCTCCGCGCGGTTCACCGACGCTGGCGGCGAGCTACTGTCGGAACCCTACGACCTCGGCGCACCCGAGGATGGGCAAGGCAATCGCGGGGTTTTCGGGCGGACGCCGTGGGGCCTCCTGATCGAAATGGAGCAGTTCAAATCACCGATAACCTACAAGCCCTCCGCGACCGAGGAACGCTGGCTGCCGGAAAGTTGA
- a CDS encoding LacI family DNA-binding transcriptional regulator, giving the protein MSQIAALCDVSQATVSLVLNNASGTRISPDTRERVLKVAEEVGYAKSSAKNRKPPVVALVMDDVTATPMAPGLIEGVMSAAEDRGYLGMMAMPGRDGLEQLLATVSKSRLAGVIYGRLITQPATLPEILSDIPTVMLNCWAEGESVPSVLPSDMAGAMRATLALIDAGHSRIACVGGESTIMAARERRKGYRTALATKDIPVDPVLIRGGAYSIAGGFASMNDLLALDNPPTAVFCYTDRTALGVYQACTRHGLRIPEDISVIGFDNESYSASMVPPLTTMELPHSDMGEQAVAMLAELTGGGGAHLQQKIECPMVERKSVAPPSH; this is encoded by the coding sequence ATGTCCCAGATCGCAGCGCTGTGCGACGTTTCGCAGGCGACCGTGTCGCTCGTTCTGAACAACGCGTCCGGCACCCGCATTTCGCCCGACACCCGCGAGCGCGTTCTGAAGGTGGCGGAGGAGGTCGGCTACGCGAAGTCCAGTGCCAAGAACCGCAAGCCGCCCGTGGTTGCGTTGGTCATGGATGACGTCACTGCGACCCCGATGGCTCCTGGCTTGATCGAAGGCGTCATGAGCGCGGCCGAGGATCGCGGCTACCTTGGCATGATGGCAATGCCGGGGCGGGACGGGTTGGAGCAGTTGCTGGCCACCGTAAGTAAATCGCGCCTCGCCGGCGTGATCTATGGCCGCCTTATTACCCAGCCCGCGACGCTACCCGAGATCCTGAGCGACATTCCCACGGTCATGCTCAACTGCTGGGCCGAAGGGGAGAGCGTGCCGAGCGTGCTGCCCTCCGATATGGCAGGCGCGATGCGGGCCACGCTTGCGCTGATCGATGCGGGGCACAGCCGCATTGCCTGCGTTGGCGGCGAGAGCACGATTATGGCCGCCCGCGAGCGCCGCAAAGGCTACCGTACCGCGCTTGCGACCAAGGACATTCCGGTCGATCCCGTGCTGATCCGTGGCGGCGCGTACTCGATCGCTGGCGGCTTTGCTTCGATGAACGATCTGTTGGCGCTGGATAATCCGCCGACCGCCGTGTTCTGCTACACCGACCGCACCGCGCTGGGCGTCTATCAGGCGTGTACACGTCACGGGCTCCGCATTCCCGAGGATATCTCTGTGATCGGGTTCGATAATGAAAGCTACTCCGCCTCGATGGTGCCGCCGCTCACCACGATGGAGCTGCCCCATTCCGACATGGGCGAGCAGGCTGTCGCCATGCTGGCCGAGCTGACGGGCGGGGGCGGGGCGCATCTTCAGCAGAAGATCGAATGCCCCATGGTGGAGCGGAAATCGGTCGCCCCGCCGTCCCACTAA
- a CDS encoding ABC transporter ATP-binding protein, which translates to MSGVSLRDLRKSYGALDVIHGASLDIKEGEFVVFVGPSGCGKSTMLRMIAGLEEISGGTVSIGGKEMNAVPARDRGVAMVFQNYALYPHMSVRDNMGFGLKNMGFAKKDIAERVNNAAEILQLTPYLDRKPKALSGGQRQRVAIGRAIVREPDVFLFDEPLSNLDAALRVQTRTEISQLHARLGATMIYVTHDQTEALTMADRIVVLRDGVIEQVGAPLELYDRPANLFVAGFIGAPKMNFLSAVLQQVAPNGAATAKIESGEVIPVQVSSAHAQSGDKVTLGLRPENIAVDPAGPLKGKVDLVEQLGNVELIYATLDMGCKIVAELRTRISPQMGDRIAFRSLSETIHVFNSNGEAITAHNVLKVAS; encoded by the coding sequence GTGAGCGGTGTATCTTTGCGCGACCTGCGCAAATCCTACGGTGCTTTGGACGTGATCCATGGCGCATCACTCGACATCAAAGAGGGTGAGTTCGTCGTGTTCGTCGGCCCGTCCGGCTGCGGAAAATCCACCATGCTGAGGATGATCGCAGGCCTTGAGGAAATCTCTGGCGGCACCGTGTCCATCGGCGGCAAAGAGATGAACGCCGTCCCTGCCCGCGACCGCGGCGTTGCAATGGTTTTCCAGAATTACGCCCTCTACCCCCACATGTCCGTTCGCGACAACATGGGTTTCGGCCTGAAGAACATGGGGTTTGCGAAGAAAGACATCGCGGAGCGCGTGAACAACGCCGCCGAAATCCTGCAATTGACGCCTTACCTTGATCGTAAACCCAAGGCGCTTTCGGGTGGTCAGCGCCAGCGCGTTGCCATTGGCCGCGCGATTGTCCGCGAACCTGACGTTTTCCTGTTCGACGAACCGCTGTCAAACCTCGACGCCGCGCTGCGCGTCCAGACCCGCACCGAGATTTCACAGCTTCACGCCCGCCTTGGCGCGACGATGATCTACGTGACCCACGACCAGACCGAAGCGCTGACGATGGCCGACCGGATCGTGGTGCTACGTGACGGCGTGATCGAGCAGGTCGGCGCTCCTCTGGAGCTATATGACCGCCCTGCGAACCTGTTTGTCGCGGGCTTTATCGGCGCGCCGAAGATGAATTTCCTGTCGGCCGTGTTGCAGCAGGTCGCCCCCAACGGCGCTGCCACCGCAAAGATCGAAAGCGGAGAGGTCATCCCCGTTCAGGTCTCGTCCGCTCATGCACAGTCCGGCGACAAGGTGACGTTGGGCCTGCGCCCCGAGAACATCGCTGTCGATCCCGCAGGTCCGCTCAAGGGCAAGGTCGATCTGGTAGAGCAGCTCGGCAATGTCGAACTGATCTACGCGACGCTTGATATGGGCTGCAAAATCGTGGCTGAACTGCGCACCCGGATTTCGCCGCAGATGGGCGACAGGATCGCGTTCCGTTCGCTGTCCGAAACGATCCATGTGTTCAATAGCAATGGCGAGGCCATCACCGCGCACAACGTGCTCAAGGTGGCGTCATGA
- a CDS encoding glycoside hydrolase family 2 TIM barrel-domain containing protein: MTLDSASHAVGTARPTLSLDGAWDFHHSSDPDTRREARVPAPWQANFEDLAVSFGTGTYRRDVTVPTDWEDKSVFICFGAVSAYTIIRINGEEVARHSGPWLPFEVPCPNSGTFTLEVEATLPDARYDQGGDFAEMPHGKMSWYGPQGGIWQSVRLEARAASHIGSVRIDANLADKTVTISPEIVGDAACSVRISGPDGQTVTEGPVDGTITLDEVAAWSPDAPNLYTAHIMLKDGDMVVDTRVETFGFRSFTTKDGKFFLNGEPYYMRGALDQDYYPDGFGTPPSLELLEDQLMKAKKLGLNMLRCHIKVPDPRYYEVADRLGMLIWTEIPNVETFGDASAQALKTTMEGILERDRNHPSIVAWTIINEDWGTRLRESGVQRQWLSDMVDWLRAEDPQRLVVDNSACFPNYHVNTDINDYHFYRTVVERRAEWDLLCEEFAGNADWTFADEPECTKRGDEPLVVSEFGVWGLPHPDKLKTEDGHNPWWAEYGATWAGGAVYPVGIKARFAELGLANVFGSFDKFIDAVQWHQFENLKYEIEEMRSHAPIAGYVITEFTDVHWEGNGLMDMSRNLRPFADKFADVNTDVVIAPRFRRHWAKAGETYRTTVSLSTGGGTVPAGSVLSWTAEGQIGSADAPGVAALDVATVDASFDIAAGETRQVEVTFTLTGPDGQQIATSDERLMVFGERQAVDVTVQADGAWAGRIDALGYAAGEQIIVTDVLTPELIDAVHAGAHVLQLIDKEPGRLRDDTEPRDGPTSIEIDPGAGGMTSGHYFTFPGYQLQNRHKSIFRGDWVGNFSWLDRAAFPDIPGGPLLDLAFTEVVPEQVMTGFRPWEFQGRVHAGLVVGWVQNPAAFVIEKRLGKGKIVASTFKLESCEENPLAAAILDGLLKIAARA, translated from the coding sequence ATGACCCTCGATTCCGCATCGCACGCCGTTGGCACCGCCCGCCCCACCCTGTCGCTCGATGGCGCATGGGATTTCCATCACAGCAGCGATCCCGACACCCGCCGCGAAGCCCGCGTTCCCGCGCCGTGGCAGGCCAATTTCGAGGATCTCGCCGTGTCGTTCGGCACTGGAACCTATCGCCGCGACGTGACCGTTCCTACCGATTGGGAAGACAAGTCGGTGTTCATCTGCTTTGGCGCGGTGAGCGCCTACACCATCATCCGCATCAACGGTGAGGAAGTCGCCCGCCACAGCGGCCCTTGGTTGCCGTTCGAAGTGCCCTGCCCGAACAGCGGCACCTTCACGCTTGAGGTCGAGGCAACGCTCCCCGACGCGCGCTACGACCAAGGCGGCGATTTTGCCGAGATGCCCCACGGCAAGATGAGCTGGTACGGCCCGCAGGGCGGCATCTGGCAGAGCGTTCGTCTGGAAGCCCGCGCCGCCTCGCACATCGGATCGGTACGGATTGACGCGAATCTTGCGGACAAAACCGTAACAATCTCACCCGAAATCGTCGGGGACGCCGCGTGTTCCGTACGTATCTCCGGCCCTGATGGCCAGACCGTGACCGAAGGCCCAGTGGACGGCACGATCACGCTGGACGAGGTCGCGGCTTGGTCGCCCGACGCGCCGAACCTCTACACCGCGCACATCATGCTCAAAGACGGCGACATGGTCGTCGATACCCGTGTCGAGACCTTCGGTTTCCGCAGCTTCACCACCAAGGACGGCAAGTTCTTCCTCAACGGCGAGCCCTATTACATGCGCGGTGCGCTGGATCAGGATTACTACCCCGACGGCTTCGGCACCCCGCCCTCGCTTGAGCTTCTCGAAGACCAGTTGATGAAGGCCAAGAAGCTCGGCCTCAACATGCTCCGCTGCCACATCAAGGTGCCGGACCCGCGCTACTACGAGGTCGCGGATCGCCTCGGCATGTTGATCTGGACCGAAATCCCGAACGTGGAGACCTTTGGCGACGCGTCGGCCCAAGCGCTGAAAACTACGATGGAAGGCATTCTGGAGCGTGACCGCAATCACCCCTCCATCGTCGCTTGGACCATCATCAACGAGGACTGGGGCACCCGCCTGCGCGAAAGCGGCGTGCAGCGTCAGTGGCTGTCGGACATGGTGGACTGGCTGCGTGCCGAGGACCCGCAACGTCTGGTCGTCGATAACTCGGCGTGTTTCCCGAACTACCACGTCAACACCGACATCAACGACTACCACTTCTACCGCACCGTCGTTGAGCGCCGCGCCGAGTGGGATCTGCTGTGTGAAGAGTTCGCGGGCAACGCCGACTGGACGTTTGCGGACGAGCCGGAGTGCACCAAGCGCGGCGACGAGCCGCTCGTGGTATCCGAATTCGGTGTCTGGGGCCTGCCCCACCCCGACAAGCTGAAGACCGAGGACGGCCACAATCCGTGGTGGGCCGAATACGGCGCGACATGGGCTGGCGGTGCGGTCTACCCCGTGGGTATCAAGGCGCGCTTTGCCGAGTTGGGGCTCGCCAACGTGTTCGGATCATTCGACAAATTCATCGACGCCGTGCAGTGGCACCAGTTCGAGAACCTGAAATACGAGATCGAGGAGATGCGCAGTCACGCCCCGATCGCGGGCTATGTCATCACCGAATTCACCGACGTTCATTGGGAAGGCAACGGCCTTATGGACATGTCGCGCAACCTGCGTCCCTTCGCGGACAAGTTCGCGGATGTGAACACCGACGTCGTGATCGCCCCGCGCTTCCGTCGCCACTGGGCCAAGGCGGGCGAGACGTATCGCACGACCGTTTCCCTGTCGACGGGCGGCGGCACCGTGCCTGCGGGTTCTGTCCTGTCATGGACAGCTGAAGGCCAGATCGGCAGTGCGGATGCGCCGGGCGTTGCTGCGCTCGACGTGGCCACTGTCGACGCAAGCTTCGACATCGCGGCAGGCGAAACGCGTCAGGTGGAGGTTACGTTCACACTCACCGGACCTGATGGCCAGCAGATCGCGACCTCGGACGAGCGCCTGATGGTGTTCGGCGAGCGTCAGGCTGTGGATGTCACCGTGCAGGCTGACGGCGCTTGGGCGGGCCGCATAGATGCTCTCGGCTACGCGGCGGGCGAGCAGATCATCGTGACCGACGTGCTCACCCCCGAACTGATCGACGCCGTACATGCCGGTGCGCATGTCCTGCAACTGATCGACAAGGAACCGGGCCGTCTGCGCGACGACACCGAACCGCGCGATGGTCCCACTTCGATCGAGATCGACCCTGGTGCGGGCGGTATGACCTCGGGCCATTACTTCACCTTCCCCGGCTATCAACTTCAGAACCGTCACAAGTCGATCTTCCGCGGTGACTGGGTGGGTAACTTCAGCTGGCTCGACCGCGCGGCGTTCCCCGACATTCCGGGTGGTCCACTGCTCGACCTTGCGTTCACCGAAGTGGTGCCGGAGCAGGTGATGACGGGCTTCCGTCCGTGGGAATTCCAGGGCCGCGTTCATGCCGGTCTGGTCGTGGGCTGGGTGCAAAACCCCGCTGCCTTCGTCATCGAAAAGCGGCTCGGCAAAGGCAAGATCGTCGCCTCCACGTTCAAGCTGGAAAGCTGCGAGGAGAACCCGCTTGCGGCGGCAATTCTGGACGGACTGCTGAAAATTGCGGCACGGGCCTGA
- a CDS encoding DUF1206 domain-containing protein, protein MSERAPSWVEPVMRTGYTARGIVYILTGILAFLAAWRGGQAEDQSGAMQTLLDEPFGRPMLWAIAIGLFCYAIWRIICSVMDLEDSGTDAKGLIGRSAQMASGLINGALGVSVASIAMGGGSSGDSGKESMVSKLLAMPFGQWLVGIVGLIVIAAGAYHIYKGYKEKYREHLRWTPWLEKLSQPARFGVMAHGVVIVMFGVFFIFAAINADPNQAGGLQQAFEVVRGAAFGRILLGALALGMIGFGLYCWVEATCRILPTRPHEGVQTMAQKLRNKANEATA, encoded by the coding sequence ATGTCCGAACGTGCCCCGTCATGGGTCGAACCAGTTATGCGCACCGGTTATACGGCGCGCGGTATTGTCTACATTCTAACAGGTATTCTCGCCTTCCTTGCCGCATGGCGAGGCGGTCAGGCAGAGGATCAGTCCGGCGCGATGCAGACGCTGCTGGATGAACCCTTCGGTCGCCCGATGCTTTGGGCTATCGCGATCGGCCTGTTCTGTTACGCCATCTGGCGCATCATCTGTTCGGTCATGGACCTCGAAGACAGCGGCACGGACGCCAAGGGCCTCATCGGTCGCAGCGCCCAGATGGCGAGCGGCTTGATCAACGGCGCGCTGGGCGTGTCGGTCGCCAGCATTGCCATGGGCGGCGGTAGCAGCGGCGACAGCGGTAAGGAGTCGATGGTCTCGAAACTGCTCGCCATGCCTTTCGGCCAATGGCTCGTCGGTATCGTCGGTCTGATCGTGATCGCGGCTGGCGCTTATCACATCTACAAAGGTTACAAGGAAAAGTACCGCGAACACCTGCGCTGGACCCCGTGGCTGGAAAAGCTCTCGCAGCCCGCACGCTTTGGCGTCATGGCCCACGGCGTTGTCATCGTGATGTTTGGCGTGTTCTTCATCTTTGCCGCCATCAATGCTGACCCGAACCAAGCTGGCGGTCTCCAGCAGGCATTTGAAGTCGTCCGCGGCGCTGCCTTTGGCCGTATCCTTCTAGGCGCACTGGCGCTGGGTATGATCGGCTTTGGTCTCTACTGCTGGGTCGAAGCGACCTGCCGCATTCTCCCGACCCGTCCGCACGAAGGCGTGCAGACCATGGCGCAGAAACTGCGCAACAAAGCCAATGAGGCGACGGCTTAA
- the map gene encoding type I methionyl aminopeptidase has protein sequence MTITQQDELDALKHIGQIVADTLKTMSESVEAGMTTRELDDIGRALLEKEGAISAPESEYEFPGATCISINEEIAHGIPGDRVIAPGDMINIDVSASKNGFFGDTGASFRVAPLKTEHDKLCKDGRRAMEIGIAQVQVNKPLGGIGNAIGRFARRGGYTLIRNLASHGVGRSLHEYPEEIATWPCRDKRRITKGMVLTVEPFLSTGGHYADDGEDGWTLYSEPTAPCVQYEHTVVATDRGPVILTLPSR, from the coding sequence ATGACCATAACCCAGCAAGACGAACTCGACGCGCTCAAGCACATCGGACAGATCGTGGCGGACACGCTGAAGACCATGTCCGAGTCCGTCGAGGCGGGCATGACCACCCGCGAGTTGGACGACATCGGGCGTGCACTGCTGGAAAAAGAGGGCGCCATTTCCGCGCCCGAGTCCGAATACGAATTCCCTGGTGCGACCTGCATCAGCATCAACGAAGAGATCGCTCATGGCATTCCAGGTGACCGCGTGATCGCGCCTGGAGACATGATCAACATCGACGTATCGGCGTCGAAAAACGGGTTCTTTGGGGATACGGGCGCATCGTTCCGCGTAGCGCCGCTGAAGACCGAGCACGACAAGCTGTGTAAGGACGGTCGCCGCGCGATGGAGATCGGAATTGCTCAGGTGCAGGTCAACAAACCGCTGGGCGGGATCGGCAATGCGATCGGCCGTTTTGCGAGAAGGGGCGGCTATACGCTGATCCGCAACCTCGCCAGCCACGGCGTTGGGCGGTCATTGCATGAATATCCCGAAGAAATCGCAACGTGGCCCTGCCGCGACAAGCGCCGCATCACCAAAGGTATGGTACTGACGGTCGAGCCGTTCCTGTCCACCGGCGGCCACTATGCAGATGACGGCGAAGACGGCTGGACGCTTTACAGCGAGCCAACCGCCCCTTGTGTCCAGTATGAACATACGGTGGTGGCGACCGATCGGGGACCGGTCATCCTCACCCTGCCCAGCCGTTAA
- a CDS encoding carbohydrate ABC transporter permease: MRNRASDRLIVAAVALFAVVWLIPVVWVLVMSFKPDAVLMRSTAGFLPVPFTIENYARVMTVAKVPNWLMHSVIVAFLMTFIVLVISSMAGYAFARLDFPFKRPLFVLVVAGLMVPEQAIFIPLHTMFAEWGMHNTHTALITPRLAVPIGVFLMTQFFRSIPRELEEAARLDHASHATIFLRIMLPLSVPALTTLGLFTFIHGWNDYLWPLVSATSKDMYTVTVGLASIQGNFGQSEGLGTLMASAVFASAPIMLLFVIFQRFIVAGVAMSAGK; the protein is encoded by the coding sequence ATGAGAAACCGTGCCTCCGACCGCCTGATTGTTGCTGCCGTCGCCCTGTTCGCCGTCGTATGGCTGATCCCCGTCGTGTGGGTGCTGGTGATGTCGTTCAAACCGGACGCCGTGCTGATGCGCTCCACCGCTGGCTTCCTGCCTGTGCCCTTCACGATCGAGAACTACGCTCGCGTCATGACGGTGGCCAAGGTGCCGAACTGGCTGATGCACTCTGTCATCGTGGCGTTCCTGATGACGTTCATCGTGCTCGTGATCTCGTCCATGGCTGGCTACGCCTTTGCCCGCCTCGACTTCCCGTTCAAGCGTCCGCTCTTCGTGCTGGTCGTTGCGGGTCTGATGGTGCCCGAGCAGGCGATTTTCATCCCGCTGCACACCATGTTTGCCGAATGGGGCATGCACAACACGCACACCGCGCTGATTACGCCGCGGCTGGCTGTGCCCATCGGCGTGTTCCTGATGACCCAGTTTTTCCGTTCGATCCCGCGCGAGTTGGAGGAGGCAGCACGCCTCGACCATGCCAGCCACGCGACCATCTTCCTCCGTATCATGTTGCCCCTGTCGGTGCCCGCACTGACGACCTTGGGACTGTTTACCTTCATCCACGGTTGGAACGATTACCTTTGGCCGCTCGTCTCCGCGACGTCCAAGGACATGTACACGGTGACCGTGGGCCTTGCGTCGATCCAGGGCAACTTCGGCCAGTCCGAAGGCTTGGGCACACTGATGGCTTCGGCTGTCTTCGCCTCTGCCCCGATCATGCTTCTTTTCGTGATATTCCAACGCTTTATCGTCGCAGGAGTTGCGATGTCGGCGGGGAAATAA
- a CDS encoding extracellular solute-binding protein has protein sequence MHITKKTALAASVALSTLTAAMPAAATDITLYRFFGDCEGEFGGVTDLNEAYGECGIITVLTNKFNAENEIGANVITQTVDWGAYYDLLSATYSTGDMPDVAVMHASQLVNFTDRNLMTPLGDKLMEAGVDVDDWADAARDNVTIDGEIYALPFDIHAILFHVNVGLMKEAGFVNEDGSVRLPSSPEELISMGKEFEEKTGQNYIAIESQSSEGMAVRMFDAFVWQQGGDVLSADGSEATIDSPEGLNAATLIKQMYDEGLTDSGLDYGGAEQAFIGGRAGILVNGTWGVNNYATQAANGAELQEYTALDFPTLYEQPATFSNSHSWTIPMDESRTPEEEEAAIAFLKFLDDNNFAWAMTGHLPVHQSVIDSDEFAALPHRADFAATPSMARGVPAVKNERGIYDAMISEFTAMWLAGTSPEDAVAGMQSGVERILRRNNR, from the coding sequence ATGCACATTACTAAAAAGACTGCACTGGCAGCTTCCGTTGCCCTGTCGACCCTGACCGCAGCGATGCCCGCTGCCGCCACCGACATCACGCTCTACCGTTTCTTCGGCGACTGCGAAGGCGAATTCGGCGGCGTGACCGACCTCAATGAGGCCTACGGCGAATGCGGCATCATCACCGTGCTGACCAACAAGTTCAACGCAGAGAACGAGATCGGCGCGAACGTCATCACCCAGACCGTTGACTGGGGCGCGTATTACGACCTGCTGTCGGCCACCTACTCGACCGGCGATATGCCCGACGTTGCGGTTATGCACGCCTCGCAGCTGGTGAACTTCACCGACCGCAACCTGATGACCCCGCTTGGCGACAAGCTGATGGAAGCAGGTGTCGACGTCGATGACTGGGCCGATGCGGCACGCGACAACGTCACCATCGACGGCGAAATCTACGCGCTGCCGTTCGACATCCACGCGATCCTGTTCCACGTGAACGTCGGCCTGATGAAAGAAGCTGGCTTCGTGAACGAGGACGGTTCCGTCCGCCTGCCCTCCTCGCCCGAAGAGCTGATCTCGATGGGTAAGGAGTTCGAGGAAAAGACCGGTCAGAACTACATTGCCATCGAAAGCCAGTCCTCCGAAGGTATGGCCGTGCGTATGTTCGATGCCTTCGTCTGGCAGCAGGGCGGTGACGTTCTGAGCGCCGACGGCAGCGAAGCCACCATCGACTCGCCCGAAGGTCTGAACGCCGCGACGCTCATCAAGCAGATGTACGACGAGGGTCTGACCGACAGCGGCCTCGACTACGGCGGCGCTGAACAGGCGTTCATCGGTGGCCGCGCGGGTATCCTCGTCAACGGCACCTGGGGCGTGAACAACTACGCGACCCAAGCGGCCAACGGCGCCGAGCTTCAGGAATACACCGCGCTCGACTTCCCGACGCTCTATGAACAGCCGGCAACCTTCTCGAACTCGCACAGCTGGACCATCCCGATGGATGAAAGCCGCACGCCCGAGGAAGAAGAGGCAGCCATCGCGTTCCTGAAGTTCCTCGACGACAACAACTTCGCATGGGCCATGACCGGTCACCTTCCGGTGCACCAGTCGGTCATCGACAGCGACGAGTTCGCGGCGCTTCCGCACCGTGCCGACTTTGCCGCGACCCCGTCGATGGCACGCGGTGTTCCGGCGGTGAAAAACGAGCGCGGTATCTATGATGCCATGATCTCGGAGTTCACTGCGATGTGGCTCGCTGGCACCAGCCCCGAAGATGCCGTCGCAGGTATGCAGTCGGGCGTAGAGCGCATCCTGCGCCGCAACAACCGCTAA